In uncultured Desulfuromonas sp., the genomic stretch GACAACATTTTTGTCAATTGGCTGGACGGCACCATCTGCAGGGTCACCGGCCGGTTGACCAGTTTACTCACTGACTGGAGTGCGGCCATGGCTACCGGACCATTGCAGGCACAGACCAGCTCGTTTTTTAGGCCGCGCCCCAGAGGCAGAATGCCAAGTTTGCGGGCCAGCTTCTTGGGGATTTTTGCCGTCAGCGCCGCATCGTCGCTGATGGTGTCGCTCTGCAGCAAGGGGATGCCGGTGAAATGGGACAATTGCTCCGTCAGACTGATTTCATCCAGGTAACCACGGCGTACGGCAATCTGGCCGAAGGGGGCACGCACCAGGCGCTGTTCTTCGAGGATGGCTGAAATCGCTTCGCGACTGAGGATGCCGTGACGCAGCAAAAATTCGCCGAATCGCTCCCGTCCGGCCATTACAGATTCCCCGCGATGCACAGCCGTTGTTTGAGCAGATCGGGACGCCGCGCCGCCTGCAGGGCGGTTTCCATGGTGATATGGCCATTATGCACCAGCCGGATCAGTGATTGCTCCATGGTCTGCATCCCTTCACGCAGACCCGTTTCAATGGCGGAGTAGATCATTTCATCTTTGGCCTGACGGATCAGGTTGGCGATGCCGGTGTTGATAAACATGATCTCCACGGCCGGCACACGCCCGCCGCCGACATGACCAGGCAGCAGACGCTGCGACACTACGGCACGCAACGAGGAGGATAACTGCTGGCGAATCTGTCCCTGTTCGCCGGCGGGAAACGTACCGACAATACGATTGACCGACGAGGTGGCATCGCGCGAGTGCAGGGTGGACAGCACCAGATGGCCGGTTTCCGCCGCAGTAATGGCGGTGCGGATGGTTTCCAAATCGCGCATCTCGCCGACCAGGATCACGTCCGGGTCGCTACGCAAGGCATCGCGCATGGCCGAGGCAAACGAGGGCACGTCGGTGTGGAGTTCGCGCTGGAAGACGATGCTGTTGAGGTTGCCGTGCATGTACTCAATAGGATCCTCAATGGTGATGATGGTGCGTTCACTGGTGCGGTTGATTTCGTCGATGATGGTGGCCAGGGTGGTGGATTTACCACTGCCGGTGGCGCCGGTGATCAGGACCAGACCGTCACGTAACCTGGGCAGGCCGGACAGACTCTCCGGCAATCCGAGAGCCGTGAATGACGGCATGCCGTCGGCAAGAATACGAAACGCCGCCGTCATAAGGCCGCGCTGAAAATAAACAGCGACCCGGAAACGCCCGACCTCCGCGATCTCAATGCCGAGGTCCACGGACATCCGTTCTCGCAGGAGCTCTTTGTGACGTGTGCTGAGGATCTGGTCTAACAGATGTTCCACTTCGTTAGGGGTGAATGGTGGACAATCACCGCTACGCATGGCCCCACCAATGCGCAGCGTCGGCGGTAGGCCGCCGCTCAAATGCAGGTCCGAGGCTTTCTGAAAACGCATCAGCGAGAGCAGTTCGATGATGGTGGTCGGTTTTTTGCGGACCGGAAAAGTCGTCTGTTTCATGGCTGCATCCTGCTATCTGTCCGTATCGGAGCCGGTGGCCGTCTCATAGTCGAGCAGGTTCTCCTGCTGTCGGGTCAGGCGCGGGTGGGAACTGCGCCGTTCAAGAAACTCCTGACTTGTTTGCCAGCCGTCACGCGGATGGCGAATCAGGTGCGGCGTGAGGATGATCACGGTCTCGGTTTTTGATTTGGTATCGGCGATCTCCTTGAAGAAAAAACCCAGGCCGGGAATATCGCCGAGTACCGGCACCTTGTTTTCCGTTTCCTCCACCTGTTCACGGATAATGCCGCCGATGGCCAGAGGTTCGCCCGGCGCCGCCGTGATGACCGAGGTCAGCTCGTTACGATTGACCCCGTCAAGAGGAAACGACTGAGAGGAGCCGGTATTTTCATCCAGGACGGTGATTTCAGTGACACCCAGATTCGCCGTGGAGATTTCGGCACTGAAATCCATGGTGATGGTGCCGTCCTCGTTAATAAACGAAGAGATTTCGATGTCCGTACCCAACTCCTCACGGTTGATGGTGATTTCGTAGAGGGTGGTGGTCGGGTTGCCTTCGTCGTCATACAGAGTTTTGCTGGTGACATCCTCACGTAGCGGCGTCTCCTCGCCGACGAAGAACTCCACCTTGGAGTTGTTGGCGCTCATCAGATAGGGCGTCGCCAGCACGTTGATGCGGTTGTCTTCGGCAAACAGCTTCATGCGTGCGGTGATATTGTGGTTGCCGAAGACCGTTGACAGGGCAGCGCTTTCAGTCAGGCTGGCTGAAGACATGGAGGAGGCTGAAAATTTGGAATTTCCGTCAAATTCAATATTGAAAAAGCTTTCAAATCCATCGGAAAGCGTCACCTGAAGGATGGTCATCTCCAACAAAACCTGGTTGGTCGGCGTATCGAGCTCTTCGATGATATGGGCGATCTCATCAAGCACCGCCTCGTCCAGAGAGCGGGCCAGGATGCAGTTGTTGCGCTTGAAGACCGTGATGACCGCCGGTACTTTTTTCTCCAGTCGCCGGGCCATTTGCAGAGCATCGGCAACGCCTTGACTACCGCCGAAAAGCATTTGCGCCCGGATTTTCTCTTCGTCGCTCAGTTCATCGCTGTCCGTCGTGCTGGTACCGGAACTGCCTCCGGCGCTTTTATCCTCAGAGATATGGCCGTAAACCTCTTCACTGCCGATGTCGCTGAATTCCACTTGGCCATCCATCAGTGATTCGATGATTCGGGCAATGTCATTAGCATTGGTGTAGCGCAGGGTGTAGGAACGCATTTTTTCATTGCGACGCACCACCATTTCATCCGCATACTCTTCCTTGGTCATCAGGGTCACGATCTCGGTATCTTCGCGGTACCACAGGTCGTTGAGGCGGCAGATCGCTTCCAAAGCCTGACGCAGCGGTGTGCTGCGCAGATCAATGGACACCAGGCGCTGCGCTGCGGCATTGGTGGCGATGATGTTATAGCCGCACAGCTCGGTCAGTAGACGAACCAAAGTTCCCAAAGATGCGTCATTCAGAGTCAGGCGGTTAATTCGGGTCTTCATGCCCAGAGATGCCGGTTCCTCGACATTAAGCTGGTCGTCGGCTTGTTCCTGCGTCAGTTGTGTGCCTTGAACAATGCGCATGATCGGTTGTTCCCTGGTTTGGATAGGCGGCGTTTCCGAAGGCGTATCGGGAAAATTGGACGTTTGCGCCGGTGGTGAATGATAGACGTGCCCGTCCGGACGGGGTAGGTGGCTGCAACCGCTCATCGTTATTGCCAGAAGCACGGCGAGACAAAAAAATATGTAAAAACGCATCATAAATCCAACTTATAGGTCTTTTGATTCGTGTCTGACAGCACCAGGCCGTCCTGGTGCAGACGTACCTGAAATTTATAGGTCATATTGTTGGACGCAACACGCACGACGGTGCGAGCACTTCCAATAAGGTAATAGGTCAGCTTCCCGGAATCATCCTGCGGACAGGAAAGAATCGCCCGATTTTCACTGCCGATGGTTACCAGACCATGCACTCGCACCTTGTCGGCGGCCAGGGCATACTCGGACGGAGCAGTGTTCTGATTGGTGCTCATAAAAGGATTACGCTGGGCGGGTGGGTCCGCGGCATATCCCTGCATCGGCACGGCTGTCCATAGTGTTAACGTCGCCAGCATCAGAACTGTGCGACCGCCAATGGTTTTCATAACAAACTCCTTTTATGCGTGGTGCAGGCAAAAAATCGCCAATCTGCGATCTTGAACTTTTATTGCAGCCCGTATCCGCCTTGATCGCGAAGTCATCGTGAAGCAAAAGCCTTTGATTGAGCCTCACGATAGGGGCCCCGATAAGATCGGATAACACCTTGAAATTCGTGAACCACGGAGTCACTGAGTCACGCAGAAAAACTTGAAAATCCTGGTTTAGGATCCTTCTCCGTGTTTCCGTGGTGAAAAAATCCCACCGTCAAAACAGCAGCTGCGCCTTAACCGTGATAGTGCCGTCAAGCCGTTCGCTTTTGATTATGCTCAACTCGCGCAGTTCAATGGGCTGCGGCATGGCTTTGAGACTGTCGATAAACTGCAGCAGATGCGGGAAGAAGCCTGTTATCTGCAACTCGAAAGATTCCCAGTCGTACAGCTCCTCATCAACCGGTCCCAGCGGTACTAATTGCAACACCAACAGACCCTGTTCACGGGCTTTGCGGTTGACCGTGTCGAGCAGGGTGATGGTTTCCTGCGCATTGCCGCTACGTCCACCGGCTTCGTGCAGCTGCTGCCTGAGGGCGTCGCATTGCTGTTTTTTTTTCTCAATCGCCTTTTTAACCGGTGACAACGGCGGTGGTTCGTCCAACTTGTTGTACTGGCCGATGGTGCTGTTGAGTTTTGCCACGGTTTTTTTCAACGCCTTGGCCTGCGGGTCATACACCTTGTTGAGATAAAAATAACTTCCGGAGACCAGGATGGCGGCAATCAGCCCGAATTTCTCAAGCTTGGTCAGTTTGCGCATAGTCTGTCAGCTCCAGTTCCAGGGTGAACACAAAACGATCCAGATCGAATTTCAACTCCGTCACTTTCACTGTTTGACACCAGGGGTAGTGTTGCAGGGTCACGGCAAAACGGCTGACACCGTCCGCGTCCAGCGCTTCGCCTTTAAGGGTATAACGGCAACCGTGCTGGATGACGTTGGCAAGGGTCAGGTGGTCGGGCAGTTTTCCCAGCGCGGTCAGAGTGCGCTGAAGGCGTTCGAGATTATTGTCCGAGCCGCCTGTGACGAAGTTGATCTGATTTTCCAGTATTCGAATCTCGCCGCTCAGTCCATCCACCTGTTCTTTGTGATTCTTGTAAAGAGTATTGCTTTTTTCACGCGCCTCGACCTTGGCCGCCAGTTCCTTAATCTGTTGGTCGTAGTTATTTTTCTGAAACACCATCCACTCGTAGTGGCCGAACAGGGTCAGTGCCAACAGCACCGCGACCACCATCGGCATCATGTAGGCATTGTCTTTCAATCGCACGCTCAGGGGGGCGGTGTCGTCAATGCCGATATCGCGTCTTGCGGCGCCGAGCAGCTCGCGCAAACCCGCGCCCACACTGGTGGCGAACACGGCATTGAGCGCCGTATGGTCGGCCTTGCTCAGATTGTGCTCTTTGCTCAGCGAAAGGGCTTCGGCACCGTTGGGGCACAAATCATCGAGCCAGGCGACGATCTGTGAATCCAGCGCACCGGGTCCCGTCACCAGAAGCGGGTTGGGCGGCGGAGCCTGTTCAATGATGAAACGTAATGACGATTCAAGCTCGCTGGCGTTTTCCCCTTCAGCCAGTTCGCGCAGGCTTTCACGACCCAGCGGATAAGCGCTGATCTGCTGGGGTTGACGGCCTTTGATCACGACAAACGCGGACA encodes the following:
- a CDS encoding PilT/PilU family type 4a pilus ATPase, which produces MKQTTFPVRKKPTTIIELLSLMRFQKASDLHLSGGLPPTLRIGGAMRSGDCPPFTPNEVEHLLDQILSTRHKELLRERMSVDLGIEIAEVGRFRVAVYFQRGLMTAAFRILADGMPSFTALGLPESLSGLPRLRDGLVLITGATGSGKSTTLATIIDEINRTSERTIITIEDPIEYMHGNLNSIVFQRELHTDVPSFASAMRDALRSDPDVILVGEMRDLETIRTAITAAETGHLVLSTLHSRDATSSVNRIVGTFPAGEQGQIRQQLSSSLRAVVSQRLLPGHVGGGRVPAVEIMFINTGIANLIRQAKDEMIYSAIETGLREGMQTMEQSLIRLVHNGHITMETALQAARRPDLLKQRLCIAGNL
- the pilO gene encoding type 4a pilus biogenesis protein PilO; this translates as MRKLTKLEKFGLIAAILVSGSYFYLNKVYDPQAKALKKTVAKLNSTIGQYNKLDEPPPLSPVKKAIEKKKQQCDALRQQLHEAGGRSGNAQETITLLDTVNRKAREQGLLVLQLVPLGPVDEELYDWESFELQITGFFPHLLQFIDSLKAMPQPIELRELSIIKSERLDGTITVKAQLLF